The sequence ttttttagttttaatcttAATTAATCCATTGGTAAACATTAGAAAGATTGGTTGTAGGTTAATCATATCCACATTTAGAACCGGAGCCCAAATCCATCCTTAAAATAGAGATGTTCGACACTTTTGTCTTCAAGCTTTCACAAGCCGCAAAGAGTCACGGTAGTGTTGAGATAAAATTTGCCAACTccatgtatattttttatgttgtatTTATCTATTGAGCTTTTTTTTCCCCATGAATTATccatttttactattatttttttaggtgATCAATTCCTTTCCTTATTTAATAATTGGTATCCTTGTTGCGGAtttcagttagttcaactagtaaagtctctaatagttgaataaaatatatggggttcaatctccgcctaaactaaaaaaaaattggaaaaataattggtgttttgatttgataataaagagctatcatcaggagtaaacaccataggttgaaaatctccattaaaaaaaaaaaaaaaaaaatccttaacaGAATCCTTCGAGTGATTCCCCCATTTCCAACTCTTCATATGGCTTGACAAACTAGCAAGTCTCTCCCTGCAATAATTTTACTCCAAACCTAAGAATTAGTACTCTTGGATtggaaagaaaagatacatGTTTTCTACAAACTATCAAACTATTTTGCTTCAACgagtcaaaaataaaaaataaagtttggaTTTTATAGCATTGTGCCAAAATCATTTGGGAAACAAAGTTTGGTTCATTAATTTAAACTTCCTCAACCATAGACCCCCTTCAATGTTTTTTGCTTACAACAATAGAGAGCGGAATTGAATTGAGGTCCTTTCCAGTTTCCATTACTAGGTAATGTCATTGAGTAAACAAAACTGTTGATAACTCATTCATTTTAGGAAGTCATAAGGTTTCCAAATCCAATAGTTACATTTTCACTTGACCTGTGAATGAATACAAAAACCTACTTTTCATGCTTGTTTGAGTATTAGCAATGAGATTCTCCAATATCTTGCTAAAAATAGCtaggtatttattttttatttttttttaaaatatggtataaaaaattaaagctaTTGAAAGTGAAGCAATTACTTTAGAAGTTGATGCTTTATCCATGGGAAAATTCATGAATGACTCTCCATATAATAGTTTGGAATCTCTATTCTCTACTTGCAAGATCCTATTGatggaatgaattttttaatgggAGGATCAAGCATATATTCCAAAAAGCTAATTGATGTTCGGATGCTCTTGCCAAACTTGAAAATTCTTATCCCATGtacttttgttaattttgttaaCACATGGTCCACATCGAAGACTCTCCCAAGTACACTTCTTGCTATGAAGGGTTATTCTTCTAATAGacttactattattttttaggacccgtttggatggagggggtaAGAAGGAAAAGTGAAGGACAGTAGAGTAGAGTTAACTGAAAAGAGACTAATTTTAGGTTAAATATACTCTACTCTATTCTATTCTCTATCTATTCCCCTCAATTCAAACGAACGATTAGTTTATGCTTAttctctttttactttttttacttttttgatgCGAAACTTGTAACTTTAAGCATTTGGGTTCTTTTTCTATTCAAGTTACAAAAAGTTAGAGAACTCAATTATAAGCATCACTGATCCAGCGGTCAAAATCAAGCCTAACCTGGATTCTCAACCGTTAGATTAACATACATACTCAAAAAATTTGTTGTCGCTTAAGATAAAGTCAAACCAAATCGATCTTGATCTTAGTACAGCGTCTTCACTTGATCCCACAGACAAACATCCAAAACCCCCTAAAAACTCTCTAAACCCCAAAAAGCGTTACTCGAAGCTCCCTCCACTATAAAAAGTGACCCTTCTTCACAAACCTTGAATGCTACTCCCAAGAACGACGGCACTCCGTTTAAGCGCCATGTCGTCCGGCGCCAAAATGTTGGCCTCCACTTCATCATCTTCGCCGTCGTTTTTGGCCGTGAGAAACCCTAGCTTCTCTTCGACCTCCACGAGGCTCTTCAATGGAGGAGTTCTTCATAGGGGGAATAAGAACCGTGTCTCGTTCTCTTCCGCTACTCGCTTCGCGAACGCCTCGCTTCGGTGCTACGCTTCTTCGGCTGGCTTCGATAGAGTTCAGGTTAAGAATCCTATTGTAGAAATGGATGGTGAGTTTTAGTGGCTCTCTGTTTGGTTGGCGAGAAAATGATTGAAagtgatgtattttttttttttttttgaagtatttgaatCGCATGTTTAAATTGGGAATTTCTTTATTGTTCTTTTTGTGCTATTAGGTGATGAAATGACGAGGATCATATGGAGAATGATAAAGGACAAAGTATGAATTTTCATTTCTGAGGgaattcctttttcttcttcttctaaggaatggatttttttattcGCTTTGAGTTGGTTCATTGGGGAATTCTGGTTTTTGTGATTGCAGCTTATATTTCCATATTTGGATTTGGAtataaagtattttgatttggGAATTTTGAATCGCGATGCAACCGATGACAGAGTTACTGTAGAGAGCGCTGAAGCCGCTCTTAAGTAAGTAATTGAGCTGAAAACAACATGGTTAAAATGCTTGAGTAATGCTAAATTGatttagattatttttgtttattgctttgatCTTTTGGATCATATGAGAAGGAGATGGACTTACAAGCCAAGTGTGTGTAAAGGTTGTACTCAGTACACAAACCTTTTACTTGTAGACAGCCATTccccattaattttttttggagagatttATTAGGGACTTAAACTTGCGACTCTTTTGGTGCAAGGCACTTGCATTGAGATAAGGACAACTAGATAGATGATTGGCTAGTGTTAGTATTATGGGTATAAGTTAATTGTACATTAGATGTATATATGATTCTGATATGCCTATACAAGGAAATTGTTAATGCCAGTGAATAGAAAGGCTTCAAGTATAGGAGGTTATAGCCTTGTGAAAATTGTAGTGGTGGAGGGAGGATGAGAGGTTTGCTGTGCTTCAATTAtaggattttaatgaaattagtGTAGAGGGATTTTCATAGTGGTGGAAACAGGATTTTTAAGTGCCATTGGGCTCACACCCTACCCCCTCTCCCCTGTCGCGGGTTCAATCCTGCCTTTTAAGTAGCATGATTTATATTAGGAGCTCATTTTTAATTCTGGAAAGGTTTATGGAATAGTTGTCTTGAGGCTCaaataaaagcaaagaaaacTTCAATGCTATTTATTGAAAGAATATATTACTGTTTCATTGTTTACTACCTAGACGTCTAAAGTATTAATGATATTTGAGACCCtgttcatgtatttttttgacaaatgacCCCTTTTTGCGATTCCTTTTAACTATTTATATGCTGCAGGTACAATGTCGCAGTAAAATGTGCCACAATTACACCTGGTTagttattctttcttttctcctgcCTCTGTTGTTTCTATTATGGTTGGCAggaaacattattttgtggacATTTGGACCATTCTATTCCATATAATGATTAATATGGTTACTACGTACACAGAAACTTCTTCTTGTTGCTGCTTAATCATGAGTCATTGATTCTCCTTTGGATAGAGGATAATTTTGCTTTTTGCAATTCATATTTCGCAGATGAGACCAGAGTCAAGGAATTTGGGCTGAAGTCTATGTGGAGGAGTCCCAATGGCACAATCAGAAACATCTTAaatggtttgtgtttgataaATAATCTCActcatcaaaagaaaaaaacgttAATGATTTTAGTTTGTTATTCATTCATTTGATATCAGTTATTCTTCACACAAAATTGTGTTCTACcccgctttccctttttctctgGTAGCTAATGGTTTGTGTGCTTgacttaaattttttggaaaGACTTCAATTTAAAAGCTGATCTTGATGAGGCATAAGCTGTCATAGTTTCATGTGCAGCAATTTTTTGGCAACATGTATTaaaagtaattgttttttttattaaattagttaaGTACAATTAATTTCCCAGTTACTACAGAGTCAAATCAAGCTTTCCTAATTCGCCTAGCACAATTGACTAGTTTGTATCCTTGGGAAAAGGGGGTTAATCAGTTCACAGAAAACGGTGTCCCCATGGGAATGCCAATTAGATGGACTTGCTAGAGCTTGTAGTTGTTCTAGCTTTTAGGCGAGCAGTGAGCTATTGTGAATGATAGGTTATTTAATAGAAAACCATCAAGCCACCTGAAAGATATTAATTggttttggggggtgggggttATCTACGTGAGTTGTTGGAGTGAACACTGGACTTAGGTCTTCTCTGTACAACTCTTGATTAGATCTTACCAGCTACttagtagaatttttttgttattaaatcGGAGTATGTTTTATGATGCTTGATTAAGCAAAGGATAAAATGTTATCTTTTTAGGGAATCTGATTCTTGTCTGAATTCAATGGAGGTGAAATGTGTAACCAAATAAAAGCTGGATGCCTCATCTTTTCAGCCCTATTTTTAGGGAGACCATTTCTCCTCTGTCTTCCTAATGAAAGGATTCCTGATTTCTGTAGGTACTGTTTTCCGTGAACCTATCCTATGCCGTAATATTCCCAAAATTATTCCTGGTAATGTTCCATTTCTCTCATAATATTGATAGCAAggtaaaaattatgaaatgttGTTCAGTACTAATTTCCAATTTACAGGTTGGAAGAAACCAATATGTATTGGTAGGCATGCATTTGGCGACCAGTATCGTGCCACTGACACAGTCATTGAAGGTCCAGGAAAGCTTAAAATGGTTTTTGGTAAGCTGATTCAAACTTCCCTGCTCATATTAATAAGCTGACACATTTTTCTTTCCTACAAATACTGTTTGTTTCTTAACAACTAATCTGtctgtttctttttctcagTCCCAGATGATGGAAAGACCCCAGTGGAacttgatgtttttaattttaaagggCCAGGCATAGCTCTCGCAATGTATAATGTTGACGAGGTTTGTCTAATCGTATTTTCTGTCCTTAGTGTgccttttaatattttaatttttctgtttTGATAAAATTCTCCATATATTGTCAGTCTATTCGAGCTTTTGCTGAGTCGTCCATGACTCTAGCATTTGCAAAGAAGTGGCCTCTTTACTTGAGCACCAAAAACACAATTCTTAAGAAATATGACGGGAGGTGAGCTTTGCTTTCTCTTTCCAATCAGCTGTGCTTCttctgcaaaaaaattcatctaaATCATGTCAATCTCCAATTCCAATCGGTAAAGAGCTGCAGACATTGTTTACAGTTTTAAAACTATTGCAGGTTTAAGGACATATTCCAGGAAGTATATGAAGAGAAGTGGAAGCAAAAGTTTGAAGAGAATTCAATATGGTTTGCTTTCTCCCACTGTGAAGTTGACTTTGTTGTCTGTGCTTAGAATATCTTCAAACAGTTAACTGAAAGTTTGTGTGGCTGTCAGGTATGAACATCGGTTAATAGATGACATGGTTGCTTATGTAGTAAAAAGTGAAGGTGGATATGTTTGGGCTTGCAAAAATTATGATGGAGATGTGCTGAGTGATTTACTTGCTCAAGGTGATGTCAAAGATTCTAACTTTTGGGGGTTGGCTGCATGATGTCATAACTTTTTTGCCTGTAGgcacatttttgtaattttattctcTTGAGTGATTGGTTCATTATAAGGAACAACTAAATGGTTAATATCTGCAGATTAGATTATCTAGGTTTGAAAAGAATATTTACATGGAATTTGTACCTTAAAAAATATACCAGTGGTTTGCGAGATATGCCTATTCATATGTgttctcttttgtatttagtaCTTATCTATTCATTTGTTGTTTTTTCCCCCTTCATTTTGTTTGGAGATTTAGTTTTAACCATTTAGTGTTGAGAACATGTTTTTGTATCATCacttatcaaaatgaaaagaaaagagttgaGAACCTAGTGTTTCTAGAGCATCAGCTCACCACATATTTGGGGCCCTAGGAAAGTAAAATTGGGTTAAAAACAGGTTTGCTTTGTACATAAAGGTTTTAATCTGTGACAAGGAGTGCAACACTAAGGATATGACTGTTAATTTGAAGGCAAGATGGATAAAGTTGATCCTAGTCTTATACAAAATAAGGAACTCTGTAACTCAGTCATATGTGATATATAGTTCTCTATATATCTGGTTAGtcattacaaaaattttgattgcaaTGCCAAATGTTGTAGTGAATATTTAAATGAACCCCTTGTCATTGTTATTATGAATTTCCATAAAGTGTTCACTAGGGCTGTGCAATATTATTAAAACTGTCTGAATGTTTGTTTCTTTCATGCAGGATTTGGCTCCTTGGGGCTCATGAGTTCTGTGTTGGTtcgtattttttttaatggatattTAATGCTGAAATCTATATTTTGGCCTTGGGATTGTGGCAATTCTTAATAACCACAATTTTGTGCAGTTATCCTCTGATGGGAAGACATTAGAAGCCGAAGCAGCTCATGGGACTGTAACTCGCCATTTCCGATTACATCAGAAGGGGCAAGAAACCAGTACAAACAGTATTGCTTCTATTTTTGCATGGACTCGGGGGCTGGAACATAGGTCAGTTTGCTGTTTTGTATAAATTGATGCTATATCTTtcatttaaaagtttttctAAGAAATCCCCTCGGAAATAAACATAGTTAGATGTTCCGAGTTTACAAACAGGCTCTTCATCATTATTTTGGGCTgacactcacatacacacatGATTGCTTTTTACCCCTTTCTGAAACATCTCCAAAACAtttatgttaataaaatattgaacgGCTTTGATCATATCAGTACATATAAATAGCTGTCATCTCGTGGCTCTAGCACTTTTAGGGAATATCAAGGGGTgcccccggggggggggggggggggttgtgggTGTGGTTAAGGGGGAATGGTTTAATGACACATGCATGTAAAATGCTTCTGAGTCCCTGTCATTTGTTATTCTTTTTCCACCTAACAGTTTTTTAAGGTTTGCAGAGGTGTGACATACTTTGCTTTGACTGTCTACCTTGTTTTGTTGAATGCATACTTTTGTAAATTGCCATATTAGACTATGTCAATTTGTAAAGGTGCCTaccatttatatataattagctATCAGTgccattattttaaaattttgtgttggatttttaatattttcattagCCTGCTGATTCTACTGTCAATATTTTCTTGCTCTTTTTTCTCAGGGCTAAGTTAGATGAAAACGAGAAGTTGCGGGAGTTTGTTCACAAGTTGGAGGCTGCATGCATTGAGACCGTAGAAACAGGGAAAATGACCAAGGATCTTGCCATTTTGATCCACGGTTCCAAGTAAGTTGCACCTTCCCTCTAATATGCATTGtccataattatttaatttatttttggaatcaACTTGTTGCTTAATCAATTGAACACTTGTGTCACCTGAAGGACTACTACTTGTAGAACTTTGGCACATCTACATAATATCACTCTCTGAATTGAGCCAGTGTAGCTAAAACTATAAAATGTGTGTTAACTATAAGATATTTGGATAATTATGGGTGCTAATTATCCTAATAGTACTCACTATAAGCACATTAGCCTCAACTTTCAGCAGTTATAATAGCTGAGATGATATTGGCGTCTGCAGGGTATCAAGGGAACATTATTTGAACACCGAAGAATTTATTGATGCTGTTGCACAAAATCTGGAGGCCAAGATTCGTGAACCTGTGCTGGCTTAAGTAGATATTTAGTTACCCTAGGGAGAATTTTGTAACGAgcttaagggtccgtttggatatcgctaaaactgaaaactgaatgCATGAACAGTGAAATCTGTCCCCTCTAAAACACGTGCAgcaggataaaaaaaaaaagaacagaaaaacgCAAAAGCAAACGCATCAGCCggatccaaacgcacactaagttGTCAGGTTTGTGATTGAATATCTTCCTTTCTTAAACGAAGTCCTTTTCCTTCATACAAGTTTTACATTGGCAATAAGGTCTACGCTTGAGGGCAATTTGTAGTTCAAATTTCCTAcagattttaatttcaagttaAGGTTTCTAAAGTTGTTTGGGAAGAAAGGAAATGACAATTTAATTACAAAACTAGTTGTAGCATAAAGTTATAacattattcaataaaataaacaatactacatattttgaaaatttaatcgttgaattgtatgttctttacgcttttaatatacatgtcaaattttgtattaatcgaatattatttagtatttattatatatgatttataagtttatattttatacataatttaaaattacaaaaacttgcaatttaaacaatttattaatgacataattattgatctttaatttttagaaattttgcaaacatgagggatataagaaaaagatgtaatttGATGgtgtatttgtcaaaattcacttctaataaaaagatattgagtaaggtcgTAAAttaaggctacaaccaattttgtaactaaattttgtcccaaaaaaaatgCTATACTATAAATTTGGTCTTGTCAATTATTAGGTAATTTTCAATTTGGTATTTGAATTATtgattgtgtaaattttttattgactaAATCAAGACAATTTTgtatggaaagaaaaagaaagcgttaaatatcttttttttattttaattattgggtaaagattttgttttgatttgttttttgtttttgttttttttttaaataattattggGTAAAGATTAATTTAGTCTCTTAATAATTAGTCGTCAATTTCATTTTTAGGTCTACTCTAACTttgaaattgatttgattttgaaagttaatggaaattgttaaatataataGTTAAAGGCCTATTTAGTATGTGATtctaaacaacagttttcagtgtttaaatattgaaaactgaggttctaaaaaatacatgtttagtaaggattttttttaggaGCATTTGAATTACATTGTTCATTTTAGGGTATTTAAACACTGAATGTAGAAAACTTTTCTtatcaattttcagttttcaaactAAATTTTGGACATTACTCATTAGAGGTTGTGTAACTCGTCCTACTAGTACCATGCACAATCATTTCCCAATCAatagaattaatattttgactaTAACCTCCATTAGTAGATATGATTTgagcatataatttttttttaaatgtcattaTGTAACATATGCAAACCTATGTACCCTATCAGTGTTGGCAAAGAAGACCCAAACGTACcaattaaactttatttatCATCCCATTATATAGTTGTTGCCAATCACCACCCTGACACACATTAACCTGTTGAACCTCTGTTTTGAAACTGCACTTTTTTAAACCTCATTTTGTTAGGTACAACTCTTTTAAACCTCAATTGTTTTAGGTATAACTTTCTTAAACGGTTATTCTCAAtatgttgaaaaaataaattgcattaAGAGTTCGTTTGGGAATAACTTATTtaactgaaattgaaatttttttactaaaagtactgcagataaagttaaaaggtagctgaaatagtacaataagactcataaataatatcaaaaagtgcaatgaaacttatgaataatagcaaaaataaattaaatagtaaaaaaaaaaaaggctttttaAGCCAGTACCAAACTTAACCTAAATGTTTTGACATTTTCCACATGTCTTTTGTTTCTGCCTTTTTTAACAAGTCTTATCCCTTTGTCTTTTGTATCAAGTCAGTCTTTTAAAAAACGTGTTCCCCAAGTAtactctttattattttatccaaaGAAACTAGCTTAAGTAATTTTAATCATAGGCTTTACTTGTAAATCTTTTGACCAAAACGGctgggacaaaaaaaaaaaaaaaaaattcttagcaGGTTAAATTATTAAAGGTTTAATTTTTCCAATTGAAAGCAAGTTTCtaagataaaatatatttttgattatttattaattGTGTATAGATTGGAACTTCATACAATTGCAAGTATTTTTCGTCTAAATAATAGTTGTAAGTTTGAACTTGAGAATCATCCTCTCAGAAATCGGAAATAAGATTTTTATGCAAATATCACTTCTAAGTcccatgtttttcttttttctttttcttaaaaaaaaaaaaaagaaaagaaaagaaaaaagaaaccctaaatcCAATGTTAAGTACaagttatttggaaaaatattcttaatgggtaaattttttggcattataTGGCATACTTGATGTTATTTGGCAAATTGAGGACAAAGagtaattcttaaaaaatatataaataaataaaggaggtaATTCGGCATTCAAAGCTGTAATTTGGCAATATTAATGTTTAAATGTGATGAGGCcttgagggggggggggggggggggggggtggcaTTGAAGTGTTGTTCATTGCCCTTACTCTGAATTAAAGAGTAATTTGAATCATTTTTGAAAGCAAGGGCAAAAAAAATAGTGTAGGTCAACCTCACAAAGAGATTTGAGAGTATGTATATGACGGAAATCAATATCAAATAACTAAGAACTTGAACAATAATTGTCTTAGAATTAAGAATCAAAGCTagaattacaaagaaaaactGGAGAAACAAATTTGGTCTAAAACTAAGTTAAagttacattaaaaaataaataaataaataaggtttTCCTTTTACATTACAAGCTTGTTTATGAGCTTTAACTACTAGGAAATAAACTAGCTAAAAGTTACAGCTAGGTTGCCTATCAACACCATAAGTCAAAACTGAAATTAAAGAGAATACATGGTAGGTCTAAG is a genomic window of Quercus lobata isolate SW786 chromosome 2, ValleyOak3.0 Primary Assembly, whole genome shotgun sequence containing:
- the LOC115976624 gene encoding isocitrate dehydrogenase [NADP]: MLLPRTTALRLSAMSSGAKMLASTSSSSPSFLAVRNPSFSSTSTRLFNGGVLHRGNKNRVSFSSATRFANASLRCYASSAGFDRVQVKNPIVEMDGDEMTRIIWRMIKDKLIFPYLDLDIKYFDLGILNRDATDDRVTVESAEAALKYNVAVKCATITPDETRVKEFGLKSMWRSPNGTIRNILNGTVFREPILCRNIPKIIPGWKKPICIGRHAFGDQYRATDTVIEGPGKLKMVFVPDDGKTPVELDVFNFKGPGIALAMYNVDESIRAFAESSMTLAFAKKWPLYLSTKNTILKKYDGRFKDIFQEVYEEKWKQKFEENSIWYEHRLIDDMVAYVVKSEGGYVWACKNYDGDVLSDLLAQGFGSLGLMSSVLLSSDGKTLEAEAAHGTVTRHFRLHQKGQETSTNSIASIFAWTRGLEHRAKLDENEKLREFVHKLEAACIETVETGKMTKDLAILIHGSKVSREHYLNTEEFIDAVAQNLEAKIREPVLA